From a single Gimesia fumaroli genomic region:
- a CDS encoding glucose-1-phosphate adenylyltransferase — protein sequence MKNVVSLILGGGKGTRLFPLTQFRSKPAVPLAGKYRLIDIPISNCINSELSRIYLITQFNSVSLHRHIRQTYKFDSFGGGFVEILAAQQTMEGTDWYQGTADAVRKNIRCIEQSDIDYVLILSGDQLYRMDYLEMLQTHINSQADVTIATVPLSSEQASAFGIMKVNDEGRVESFLEKPQTEEELAMVRTPSEWIDQQGIESRGRDCLASMGIYLFNRDLLVDLLKKTDYEDFGKEIFPMSIRTHKVHAHLFDGYWEDIGTIRSFFDANLALTHPDPPFDFVVEKAPIYSRPRFLPPTRCEGTNIKRSLIADGCEIDEGAVIENSVIGLRCRIGKNVTIKNSIVMGADFYQDQCKDTPDDSLPPFGIDEGAYIDGAIVDKNCRVGKNVRIELNGHTEQDFDHTDVLIRDGIIVVPKGTVLADGWKL from the coding sequence ATGAAAAATGTCGTCAGCCTCATCCTGGGAGGAGGAAAGGGCACACGTCTGTTTCCGCTCACTCAGTTTCGTTCTAAACCTGCAGTACCTCTGGCGGGAAAATATCGGTTGATTGATATTCCGATTTCGAACTGTATTAACAGCGAACTGAGTCGTATCTACCTGATCACGCAGTTCAACTCGGTCAGTCTGCACCGTCACATTCGCCAGACCTACAAGTTTGATTCTTTCGGTGGCGGCTTTGTGGAAATTCTGGCCGCACAGCAGACGATGGAAGGGACCGACTGGTATCAGGGGACGGCTGACGCGGTGCGCAAAAATATCCGCTGCATCGAACAGTCGGACATTGATTACGTTCTGATCCTTTCCGGCGATCAGCTCTACCGCATGGATTATCTGGAAATGCTGCAGACACACATCAACTCGCAGGCCGATGTGACGATCGCGACGGTGCCCCTCTCCAGCGAGCAGGCTTCCGCATTCGGCATTATGAAAGTCAACGACGAAGGACGCGTGGAAAGCTTCCTGGAAAAACCACAGACAGAAGAAGAACTGGCGATGGTTCGCACACCGTCGGAATGGATTGATCAGCAGGGCATCGAAAGCCGGGGCCGCGACTGTCTGGCCAGCATGGGCATCTATCTGTTCAATCGCGATTTGCTGGTGGATCTGTTGAAGAAAACCGATTACGAAGACTTCGGCAAGGAAATCTTTCCGATGTCGATTCGCACGCACAAGGTTCACGCGCATCTGTTCGACGGCTACTGGGAAGACATCGGGACGATTCGTTCGTTCTTTGATGCGAACCTGGCGCTGACGCATCCCGATCCGCCGTTCGATTTTGTCGTCGAGAAAGCGCCCATCTATTCGCGTCCCCGCTTCCTGCCACCGACGCGCTGCGAAGGCACCAACATCAAACGCAGTCTGATCGCCGATGGTTGTGAAATTGATGAAGGCGCCGTGATTGAAAACAGCGTGATCGGCCTGCGTTGTCGTATCGGCAAGAACGTGACGATTAAAAATTCAATCGTGATGGGAGCCGACTTCTATCAGGACCAGTGTAAAGACACGCCCGATGACAGTCTGCCCCCGTTCGGCATTGATGAAGGTGCCTATATCGATGGTGCGATTGTCGATAAAAACTGCCGCGTCGGAAAAAACGTCCGCATCGAACTCAACGGCCACACCGAACAAGACTTCGACCACACCGACGTGTTGATCCGCGACGGCATCATCGTCGTGCCGAAAGGGACCGTGCTGGCGGATGGATGGAAACTGTAA